In a genomic window of Coprococcus eutactus:
- a CDS encoding sodium-dependent transporter, whose amino-acid sequence MNKKERSNFTGTLGFVMAAAGSAVGLGNIWRFPYLAAKDNGGVFILVYIILALTFGFTLLTTDIAIGRKTQQGPLTAYGLIHKKWKWLGGLAWIVPVIILPYYCTIGGWVLKYMTAYFTGQTEAATGDGYFTGFITAQTAPIVFALIFLTATGVVVFCGVEKGIEKFSKVLMPILVLLIIGISIYSLTIKHTGDDGTIRTGFDGLKVYLIPDFKGMTFRDIFMVVMDAMGQLFFSISVAMGIMVAYGSYVKNDVNLMKSINQIEIFDTAVAFLAGLMIVPAVYVFSGTEGMSAGPGLMFISLPKVFNAMGKVGTVIGALFFIMVTFAAITSSVSVMEAIVSGLMDKFHLTRKKSAVITTVYAVVGMLVVCFGYNIWYFELKLPNGATAQILDVMDYLSNNIFMPLVAILSCILIGWVVKPKTVIDEVTRNGEKFVRKGLYIVMVKFVAPVLLALLLLQSFGIDFVQFVTNLFK is encoded by the coding sequence ATGAATAAGAAGGAAAGAAGTAATTTTACGGGGACGCTGGGCTTTGTTATGGCAGCAGCGGGAAGCGCGGTAGGACTTGGAAATATATGGAGATTCCCATATCTTGCGGCAAAGGACAACGGTGGTGTGTTTATACTTGTGTATATAATACTTGCACTTACATTTGGATTCACACTGCTCACAACAGATATTGCAATAGGAAGAAAGACTCAGCAGGGACCGCTCACAGCTTATGGTCTTATACATAAGAAGTGGAAATGGCTTGGCGGTCTGGCATGGATCGTACCGGTCATAATCCTTCCATATTACTGTACTATCGGAGGATGGGTTCTGAAGTATATGACAGCATATTTTACAGGTCAGACAGAGGCTGCCACTGGTGATGGTTATTTCACCGGTTTTATAACAGCCCAGACTGCGCCTATAGTATTTGCACTTATATTCCTTACGGCCACAGGCGTTGTCGTATTCTGTGGTGTTGAAAAGGGAATAGAGAAGTTTAGCAAGGTGCTCATGCCAATATTGGTACTTCTTATAATTGGAATTTCAATCTACTCACTGACGATCAAGCATACTGGTGATGATGGTACGATCAGAACAGGATTTGATGGACTGAAGGTATATTTGATTCCTGATTTTAAGGGAATGACATTCAGGGATATCTTCATGGTTGTCATGGATGCCATGGGACAGCTATTCTTCTCGATAAGTGTCGCCATGGGTATCATGGTTGCATATGGCTCATATGTTAAGAATGATGTTAACCTTATGAAGTCGATCAATCAGATAGAGATATTTGACACGGCTGTGGCATTTCTTGCTGGTCTGATGATAGTCCCTGCGGTGTATGTGTTCTCTGGAACGGAAGGTATGTCAGCGGGCCCTGGACTTATGTTTATATCACTGCCAAAGGTATTCAATGCCATGGGTAAGGTCGGAACAGTCATCGGAGCCCTGTTCTTCATCATGGTTACATTTGCGGCGATCACATCCTCAGTATCGGTCATGGAAGCGATAGTGTCAGGACTTATGGATAAGTTCCATCTCACGAGAAAGAAGAGTGCGGTCATAACAACTGTATATGCGGTTGTCGGAATGTTGGTCGTATGTTTCGGTTACAACATATGGTACTTTGAGCTCAAGCTTCCAAATGGAGCTACAGCCCAGATTCTCGATGTGATGGATTACCTGAGTAACAACATCTTCATGCCGCTTGTGGCTATCCTGTCATGTATACTTATCGGCTGGGTAGTAAAGCCTAAGACGGTTATAGACGAGGTTACAAGAAATGGCGAGAAGTTTGTAAGAAAGGGACTCTATATTGTCATGGTAAAGTTTGTGGCACCGGTACTGCTTGCGTTGTTACTCCTCCAGTCATTTGGAATCGACTTTGTACAGTTTGTTACGAATCTGTTCAAATAG
- a CDS encoding PHP domain-containing protein — MATIRGDGYMGGYTHKVRFDMHCHTAEGSPDAKVKIVDYTQLLKQRGFHGMLVTDHDSYNGFRAYLSQKEKVKDFIVLRGIEYDTFDYGHFLIVLPSDTPEEVYELFEHRGMALIRVIWLVHECGGIIGPAHPFGEKFMSFGSTRRLGMIEHRLYAQHFDFIEGYNCCESDKRNKMARRLAAYYDIPVFGGSDAHKENCVGLAGTYLPENICTEDDLINYINDGNHPEVGGRRYPKTLKDKIGPAGKFLTYGFYLYNIYGAFRNYPARCRAYFAASAKLKAKRKSNCSDRGLGSKK; from the coding sequence TTGGCTACGATCAGAGGAGATGGTTACATGGGTGGATATACACATAAAGTGAGATTTGATATGCATTGTCATACAGCTGAGGGTTCGCCTGATGCAAAAGTAAAGATAGTTGATTATACTCAGTTGTTAAAGCAGCGTGGATTTCATGGGATGCTTGTCACTGATCACGATTCATATAATGGCTTCAGGGCATACTTGAGTCAGAAGGAAAAAGTTAAGGATTTTATTGTCCTGAGAGGAATAGAATACGATACATTTGACTATGGACATTTTCTTATAGTATTGCCATCTGATACGCCTGAGGAAGTTTATGAACTGTTTGAGCATAGAGGAATGGCACTTATCAGAGTAATATGGCTTGTGCATGAGTGTGGTGGGATAATAGGTCCGGCACATCCGTTTGGAGAAAAGTTCATGAGCTTTGGCAGTACGAGAAGGCTGGGAATGATCGAGCATCGGCTGTATGCACAGCACTTTGATTTTATAGAGGGTTATAATTGCTGTGAGTCGGACAAGAGGAATAAGATGGCTAGAAGGCTGGCAGCTTATTATGACATACCGGTTTTCGGTGGAAGTGATGCCCATAAGGAGAATTGTGTAGGGCTGGCGGGAACATATCTGCCAGAGAATATATGCACTGAGGATGACCTGATAAATTATATAAATGACGGAAATCATCCTGAGGTTGGCGGAAGAAGATATCCGAAGACACTGAAGGACAAGATCGGACCTGCCGGTAAATTCTTGACATATGGTTTTTATTTATATAATATATATGGCGCATTCAGAAATTATCCTGCTAGATGCCGTGCATATTTTGCGGCATCGGCAAAGCTGAAGGCTAAAAGAAAAAGTAACTGTTCAGACAGGGGACTGGGCAGCAAAAAATAA
- the lepB gene encoding signal peptidase I: MKVTNPGKKDLEQLVILENETFPTAEAASRESIERRLKTHRETFWVLKKSGRIIAGINGMTTNERDLCDAMYAGEELYDKKGSWLMIFGVSTLPEYQHNGYASKVMHEVVQEAARCKLDGVVLTCKENMIPFYAQFGFVDEGVCDSQHGGAVWHQMRLEKSNIKRDYKSEVLDCIVTVVIAAVLAFLIGHFVILNCNVPTGSMLETIQLDDNIIGSRLTYKFSDPERGDIAIFRWPDDENEIYIKRIIGLPGDKVEIKDGKVYINGSDTPLKEDYLSEGMYTDSGSREVYDVPEDCYLMLGDNRTNSADSRFWTNTYVKREKILAKAEFIYYPFSQIKWLGSGAEY, encoded by the coding sequence ATGAAGGTTACTAACCCAGGTAAAAAGGACCTTGAACAGCTCGTGATACTTGAAAATGAGACATTTCCTACCGCTGAAGCTGCCAGCAGGGAGTCCATAGAGCGGAGATTAAAAACGCACAGAGAGACTTTCTGGGTGCTGAAAAAAAGTGGAAGAATAATTGCCGGCATAAATGGCATGACTACTAATGAAAGAGATTTGTGTGATGCCATGTATGCGGGGGAAGAGTTATATGATAAAAAAGGAAGCTGGCTGATGATATTTGGCGTGTCAACACTTCCTGAGTATCAGCATAATGGTTATGCATCAAAGGTGATGCACGAGGTTGTTCAGGAGGCTGCAAGATGCAAGCTGGATGGAGTTGTATTGACATGTAAGGAGAACATGATTCCTTTTTATGCACAGTTTGGATTTGTGGATGAGGGGGTGTGCGATTCGCAGCACGGCGGTGCTGTATGGCATCAGATGAGGCTGGAGAAAAGCAATATAAAACGTGACTATAAAAGTGAGGTACTTGATTGTATAGTCACAGTTGTGATAGCAGCAGTATTGGCATTCCTGATCGGGCATTTTGTGATACTGAATTGCAACGTACCAACGGGATCTATGCTTGAGACTATACAGCTTGACGACAATATCATAGGCAGCAGGCTTACATATAAGTTTTCTGATCCGGAACGTGGTGATATAGCGATATTCAGGTGGCCGGATGATGAGAATGAGATATACATCAAGAGAATAATTGGGCTTCCTGGTGATAAGGTTGAGATAAAGGATGGAAAGGTGTATATAAATGGCAGTGATACTCCACTGAAGGAGGACTATCTGAGCGAAGGCATGTACACGGATTCTGGATCTAGGGAAGTCTATGATGTTCCGGAGGACTGTTATCTTATGCTCGGGGATAACAGAACCAATTCAGCTGATTCCAGATTCTGGACAAATACATATGTAAAGCGGGAGAAGATACTTGCTAAGGCTGAATTTATATATTATCCGTTTTCACAGATAAAATGGCTCGGCAGCGGGGCAGAATATTAA
- the guaB gene encoding IMP dehydrogenase — protein sequence MGKIIGEGITFDDVLLVPAYSEVLPNDVDLTTQLTQKIKLNIPLMSAGMDTVTEHRMAIAMARQGGIGVIHKNMTIEKQAEEVDKVKRSENGVISDPFYLSPEHTLADADELMSKFRISGVPITENGKLVGIITNRDLKFEKDYTKKIKESMTSEGLVTAKEGITLDEAREILGKARKEKLPIVDDDFHLKGLITIKDIEKQIKYPYSAHDAQGRLLCAAAVGCTANILDRVAELVSAKVDAIVIDTAHGHSANVLRTFKMVKEKYPDLQVIAGNVATRSGAQAMIDMGVDAVKIGIGPGSICTTRVVAGIGVPQITAIMQAYDAAMNAGIPVIADGGIKYSGDITKALAAGANVCMMGSLFAGTDEAPGDFELYQGRKYKVYRGMGSIAAMENGSKDRYFQENARKLVPEGVEGRVAYKGSLEDTVFQLIGGLRSGMGYCGAKNIEELHEKAEFVKISAASLKESHPHDIHITKEAPNYSVE from the coding sequence ATGGGTAAGATTATTGGCGAAGGAATTACATTTGATGACGTTTTATTGGTACCTGCTTATTCAGAGGTATTACCAAATGACGTAGACCTTACAACACAGCTGACACAGAAGATTAAGTTGAATATTCCTCTTATGAGTGCTGGTATGGACACAGTTACAGAGCACAGAATGGCAATAGCCATGGCTCGTCAGGGTGGTATCGGAGTTATTCATAAGAATATGACGATCGAAAAACAGGCAGAGGAAGTTGACAAGGTAAAGCGATCAGAGAACGGTGTAATATCAGATCCATTTTATTTATCTCCAGAGCATACACTTGCTGATGCAGATGAACTCATGAGCAAGTTCAGGATCTCAGGCGTACCGATCACAGAGAATGGAAAACTTGTAGGTATTATCACAAACCGTGATCTCAAGTTTGAGAAGGATTACACCAAGAAGATCAAGGAGTCAATGACATCAGAGGGACTTGTCACAGCCAAGGAAGGAATCACACTTGATGAGGCAAGAGAGATTCTTGGAAAGGCACGTAAGGAGAAACTCCCTATCGTTGATGATGACTTCCATCTCAAGGGACTTATCACAATAAAGGATATAGAGAAACAGATTAAGTATCCATATTCAGCACATGATGCTCAGGGAAGACTTCTCTGCGCAGCAGCAGTTGGATGTACAGCCAACATTCTCGACAGAGTTGCAGAGCTTGTATCAGCAAAAGTTGATGCCATAGTTATAGATACAGCACATGGACATTCAGCAAACGTTCTGAGAACATTCAAGATGGTTAAGGAGAAGTATCCAGACCTTCAGGTTATCGCAGGTAACGTAGCGACAAGATCTGGTGCACAGGCCATGATAGATATGGGTGTAGATGCAGTTAAGATCGGTATCGGACCGGGTTCCATATGTACAACAAGAGTTGTTGCTGGTATCGGTGTTCCACAGATCACTGCTATCATGCAGGCATATGATGCTGCTATGAACGCGGGAATCCCAGTTATCGCAGATGGCGGAATCAAGTATTCAGGAGACATCACAAAGGCTCTTGCAGCCGGTGCTAATGTATGTATGATGGGAAGTCTGTTTGCAGGAACAGATGAGGCACCTGGTGATTTTGAGCTTTATCAGGGACGTAAGTATAAGGTATACAGAGGCATGGGCTCTATAGCAGCTATGGAGAATGGCTCTAAGGACAGATATTTCCAGGAGAACGCAAGAAAGCTTGTTCCAGAGGGAGTTGAAGGTCGTGTTGCATACAAGGGATCACTTGAGGATACAGTATTCCAGCTTATAGGTGGTCTTCGTTCAGGTATGGGTTACTGTGGTGCCAAGAATATCGAGGAGCTTCATGAGAAGGCAGAGTTCGTAAAGATCTCAGCAGCATCACTCAAGGAGAGCCATCCACACGACATCCACATTACAAAAGAAGCACCAAACTACAGTGTAGAGTAA
- a CDS encoding LTA synthase family protein, protein MKERLKNFHHSAVFICLILAIVLDVVLEALGRHSLFKAVEYVWNQPLIFLYNCSIIFFTLTLSLLMRKRIFGYCVISFAWLILGITNCIVLGFRITPFSAIDMLMARNTITIIDKYFDVWQIVLIAALLFVALAGVIILFIKSPTVTGNIYRTRTTVFIVATFFCVMLFTKIALNAQTISDNFANLATAYNNYGFVYCFSNSVVDVGIGQPSDYSEDKMLEIKDDLDSVGTTDSTLGKDKPNVIFVQLESFMDPSYVKYLTFNENPIPNFTKLKEECTSGFLTMPAIGAGTANSEFEVLSGFNVAYFGAGEYPYKTILGKQTIETMATQLKLDGYSTHAMHNHDGTFYDRYKVYKNMGFDTFTPMEYMYNLHLTQKNWEKDDVLTGEIMKTLTFTTSRDFIFTVSVQGHGRYPSELDEENYSYPIRVAGTGDEALDTQWTYYCNQLHEMDEFIGQIIERLKLFNEPVVLVMYGDHLPGFELTDDDVENGNLYQTEYFVWSNMDNFPVEDEDLAAYQLSTKVFDMLGFEKSYVQKFQSKYKPGDENYDDELENIEYDMLYGKRYMYPDGWPYEPTNMRYGIEKISISHVEKGIYLPPADETETGQTTEEQESTEISAGAQADTVEQLQGYYIHGRNFNECTFVWLDDAFLSETIYIDRNTLFLPRNQAFDAGQEISIAQVGDDSIDFGVEDTYVYPGDPADPDVIETNVGTESVISTTEK, encoded by the coding sequence ATGAAAGAAAGACTTAAGAATTTTCATCATTCGGCAGTTTTCATCTGCCTGATCCTGGCGATTGTGCTGGATGTCGTTCTAGAAGCACTTGGAAGACATTCGTTATTCAAAGCGGTGGAATATGTATGGAATCAGCCATTGATCTTTTTATATAATTGTTCCATTATTTTCTTTACCCTGACGCTTTCGCTGCTTATGAGAAAGAGAATTTTTGGATATTGTGTTATTTCATTTGCCTGGCTGATACTGGGTATAACCAACTGTATAGTTCTTGGATTTAGAATAACACCATTCTCAGCCATAGATATGCTGATGGCAAGAAATACGATAACTATCATAGACAAATATTTTGATGTTTGGCAGATAGTTCTCATTGCAGCCCTGCTCTTTGTTGCACTTGCGGGAGTGATCATATTGTTCATAAAGTCACCAACTGTTACGGGCAACATATACAGGACGAGGACCACGGTGTTCATAGTGGCAACGTTCTTCTGTGTAATGTTGTTCACCAAGATAGCCCTTAATGCACAGACTATATCGGACAATTTTGCAAATCTTGCAACGGCGTATAACAATTATGGATTTGTATATTGTTTCTCCAACAGTGTTGTGGATGTCGGGATCGGACAGCCGAGCGATTACAGCGAGGATAAGATGCTGGAGATAAAGGATGATCTGGACAGCGTAGGTACAACAGATTCAACTCTGGGTAAGGATAAGCCAAATGTGATATTTGTGCAGCTTGAGTCGTTCATGGATCCGTCCTATGTGAAGTATCTCACATTCAATGAGAATCCTATACCGAACTTCACAAAGCTGAAGGAGGAGTGTACGTCAGGATTCTTGACGATGCCTGCCATTGGCGCAGGTACAGCCAATTCTGAGTTTGAGGTGTTGTCGGGGTTCAATGTGGCATATTTTGGCGCAGGAGAGTATCCATATAAGACGATTCTGGGCAAACAGACCATAGAGACGATGGCTACACAGCTCAAGCTTGACGGATATTCAACACATGCAATGCATAACCATGACGGTACATTCTATGACAGATATAAGGTGTACAAGAATATGGGATTTGACACATTTACACCGATGGAGTATATGTATAATCTGCATCTCACTCAGAAAAACTGGGAGAAGGATGATGTTCTGACTGGTGAGATCATGAAGACTCTCACCTTCACTACGTCTAGGGATTTCATCTTTACGGTTAGTGTTCAGGGACATGGAAGATATCCTTCTGAACTTGATGAGGAGAATTACAGCTATCCGATAAGGGTTGCCGGAACAGGCGATGAGGCTCTTGATACGCAGTGGACATATTATTGTAATCAGCTGCACGAGATGGATGAGTTTATAGGACAGATCATAGAGCGTCTTAAGCTCTTCAATGAGCCTGTGGTGCTTGTAATGTATGGAGACCATCTGCCGGGATTTGAACTCACAGATGATGATGTAGAGAACGGTAACCTTTACCAGACAGAGTACTTTGTGTGGAGCAATATGGATAACTTCCCAGTGGAGGATGAGGACCTGGCAGCATATCAGCTCAGCACAAAGGTGTTTGATATGCTGGGATTTGAGAAGAGCTATGTTCAGAAGTTCCAGTCCAAGTATAAGCCTGGCGATGAGAACTACGATGATGAGCTTGAGAACATAGAGTATGATATGCTTTATGGCAAGAGATATATGTATCCTGACGGCTGGCCATATGAACCGACAAATATGAGATATGGAATAGAAAAGATCAGCATATCTCACGTGGAAAAGGGAATATATTTACCACCTGCGGATGAGACGGAAACCGGTCAGACAACGGAGGAGCAGGAAAGTACAGAGATATCGGCTGGGGCTCAGGCAGATACCGTTGAACAACTTCAGGGTTATTATATCCATGGAAGAAATTTCAATGAGTGTACATTTGTGTGGCTGGATGATGCATTTCTCAGTGAGACGATATATATAGACAGAAATACATTGTTTCTCCCAAGAAATCAGGCATTTGATGCTGGACAGGAGATATCTATAGCTCAGGTGGGCGACGACAGTATTGACTTTGGCGTTGAGGATACTTACGTGTATCCGGGAGACCCTGCTGATCCTGATGTAATAGAGACAAATGTAGGAACGGAGTCTGTAATATCCACAACAGAGAAGTGA
- a CDS encoding heavy-metal-associated domain-containing protein, whose protein sequence is MGGTILVICILLLIVVGAVISSAKHFKGEGGCCGGGGFVKIKGDKIKKVVAVKTIYIEGMHCGNCSARVQNALNSLENVNAKVDLKKQKAVVKLGREATDDELIRCVEKAGYTVKNIA, encoded by the coding sequence ATGGGTGGAACGATACTTGTTATATGCATACTGCTGCTTATAGTTGTAGGCGCGGTTATCAGTTCTGCAAAGCATTTTAAAGGAGAGGGCGGCTGCTGTGGTGGTGGCGGCTTTGTGAAGATTAAAGGTGACAAGATAAAAAAAGTTGTGGCTGTAAAAACCATTTATATAGAGGGCATGCACTGCGGCAACTGTTCGGCGAGGGTGCAGAATGCACTCAACAGTTTGGAGAATGTGAACGCAAAAGTTGATCTGAAGAAACAGAAGGCTGTCGTAAAGCTTGGAAGAGAGGCTACGGATGATGAACTTATAAGATGCGTGGAGAAAGCCGGATACACTGTGAAAAATATAGCTTGA
- a CDS encoding transcriptional repressor — MTDNKTVTDKKNIDDTGIQRTAMQKEIVISRLRERGCRITRQRMILLDIILGEECSSCKEIYYKAAKQDSKIGSATVYRMVNTLEDIGAINRKNMYKVACGESCGIEDACVIELDDSSSIELSAKEWNRIIRAGLMAGGYIENQAVTGVSVKPCGCGTCC, encoded by the coding sequence ATGACTGACAATAAAACAGTGACGGACAAGAAGAATATAGATGATACAGGTATCCAGCGAACAGCGATGCAGAAGGAGATCGTTATCAGCAGACTGAGAGAGCGTGGCTGCAGGATAACAAGACAGAGAATGATACTTCTGGATATAATCCTTGGGGAGGAATGCTCGTCCTGTAAGGAGATATATTATAAAGCGGCAAAGCAGGACAGCAAGATCGGTTCGGCTACAGTGTACAGAATGGTGAATACACTGGAGGATATTGGGGCGATCAACAGAAAAAATATGTATAAGGTTGCCTGCGGAGAAAGCTGTGGAATAGAGGATGCTTGTGTCATCGAGCTTGATGATTCATCGAGCATAGAATTGTCGGCAAAAGAATGGAACCGTATAATAAGAGCAGGGTTGATGGCTGGTGGCTATATTGAGAATCAGGCAGTTACAGGTGTAAGTGTAAAGCCGTGCGGATGCGGTACTTGTTGTTAG